Within Vicia villosa cultivar HV-30 ecotype Madison, WI linkage group LG1, Vvil1.0, whole genome shotgun sequence, the genomic segment tttggaagagtttgcaagagacgttgggttctaagttgaggctGAGTTCAGCGTATCATCCTCAAATGAATAAAGATCCGAAATTTacttcattctcatgttctcacataaaaatatcattctcgtatatatatatatatatatatatatatatatatatatatatatatatatatatatatatatatatatatatatataatgtgccAAATCTACCATGTTATTTGTAAATttgtaaataataataaagaaaataggAGAAACTACAATTTAACTTCAAAGAGTAACATTTAGCCACAACGAagtcaacaatttattttaataaagaaaaatgtatagcaaattaaacaaaaattaccATGTTATttgtaaataataataaagaaaataggAGAAACTACAATTTAACTTCAAAGAGTAACATGTAGCCACAATGAagtcaacaatttattttaataaagaaaaatgTATAGCAAATTAAACATAAATCATAATGATTCTAAATAATGTGACCTATCATAAATACTTCTTCGGTACCTCGCTCTCACCATTTCATTAAGAATATTCATGTCTAATATCTGAATTGGTCATCTACTAATCTATCTACCCATATAAATAGACCAACTCTAAACATTGATACTTAAGTTACGTTTAACTTATGTTATCAACAAAAAAAGAAGTTACGTTTTACTTAAATCTAAATCACACTAGTATCAAACTTTGACCTAGGTTCACCATTAACATAGGTCTTATAACTTTTAATAACaccattatttttctaaaattttgggGAGCACAAGTGAGATGCACTATAGTTATCAACACCGGCCACGCCCATGCCAATTGCCCATAGTCTCCACCGAAAGCAACTTATATATAAAGACAAAAAGATTCCATTCACCCGTCAAAGCTACAATATAACATCTAATAAACAAACACATCTTTCCAACAATCTTTTTCTTTGTTCATACAATTTCAAGTCAACAAAAGTTGGAAAAAAGCTAAAAACATTGatctcaaaacatggttcaatcAAGTTACATCACTATCATTACattcaaaaaattaattaaaaccaaCGGTGGAAATCTTCTCTAAAGTTTGTAGTACTTCTTTCATGGACGGTCTCTTTTGTGGGACAAGAGAAACACAATTTAACCCCAACTTGAAACACGTGAACACAGcattttctctaccttcaatCTCATGTTTAATAGCCACGTCAGCCAACCTCAAAACCCGGTTTTTATCTTCTTCAACCGAACCGGACGAAACAGACCACTGGTCCAATTCCCGGTCCGAGAAAACCCTCCCGCTAAAAAGCTCCAACAAAACAACCCCAAATGAATACACATCCATTTTAGcgtttggttttatgttttggAAAGATTCCGGTGCTTGATATTGTTGTACTTGACCACCACCGCAACCACCACCGCCACTCGTCGACGATGACGACCCCATTGTCGTATACGGACTCGGAGTCGAACCAATGAGAAACTCTTGTTGCTGTTGTGTTTTCTGGTTCACTAATTGCCTAGCTGAACCGTTTCCTCTATGGTTGATATCATTCAGAAGAAGCAAATCAAGTCCAAAATCACTTATAATTGGTTCCATTTCAGAATTCAATAAAATGTTACTTGGTTTAACATTTCCATGCACATATTTCTTTTCATGAATGTAAGCAAGTCCTCTAGCCATCCCTTTCCCTATCTTCAACCGCAATTCCAAAGATAAATTCATCGGCGACAAACCCCCTCTTCctaaaacataaacatgattcaGAGATCAGATACATTTATtatttaatgaatctaaaaaatcattcaacaaatacattaattattcaataaacctaaaaaattatctGTTTCTTATTATAAAGACCGCATAGATGGAATATTTCATATAATTCAAAACTAAATACAAAGAAAAAGTAATATGGACTTACTGTAACCAATAGCAGAGAGGCTGCCATTAGGAACAAAATCAGAGATAACAAGCTTCTCATCTTCACCCCAACAGAAACCACGAATCCTAACCAAATTAGGATGACGAATCTTTGCGATAACTCTAACTTGATTCTCAAACTCTTTCATTCTTTCAACACCGCATTCGCCGATCCTTCTAACAGCAAAAACTCTTCCATCCTGCAACACTGCTTTATACACAATACTGGCACGGCTTGTTCCAAGTATATAAGCTGAAGCCTTCAACAATGTTTCCAAATCCATCTTAGTCTCGCCGTCTACCGTTACCAGTGTACCTTCTTTCGGAAGGTTCTGGATTTCACGGTCACTGTCATCAGAAGTTGTTGCTTCTGATGTTTCTTCTTGCTGATTAACTGTTAAACAGCAAGAAGAACATTGAAGTGAGTGTGTTTTCAGAGATTGTTGTTCTTGTTTGGCTACAGTTTCTGATGCATTCTTCTCTTGAAGAACATTGGTTGATTTTggatatcttttctttctttgttgatAGACAAAAAGTATGATAAGAGCTAAAATTCCCATGCCTGCTATATCTCCAACAACAATGGCTGCTATTGTAGCAGGTTTTAGACCATTCTGTGAACCACCACTAGTTGTAGTTGTAGTtgatgtgtttgtgttatttcCTGAGTCGATTGTTCTTGGTATGGCAGCAATTGCTGGTGAAGATGAGTTTGTGATATGTGGTGCAGTAGACATAGTAGATGGAATAGTACAAAGAGTCTTGAGAGGTTTTCCACATAGATCAGAGTTTCCAGAGAGTGATTCCATTTTTTGATTGAACAAAGATTCAGGTATTGGTCCTGTTAGGTTGTTGAATGAGAGATCAATTGTAGATTTTTCCGGAATGTGCCTTGTAAATGTTTGTGGAATTGCTCCTGAGAGTTTGTTATAAGAGAGATTCAAGTATTGGAGATTTTGGCCTTGGAAGTTACTTGGGAGAGAACCGTTGAGTAGATTAGAGGACAGATCTAGAATCACAACAGAGTTGAAACCATTTGGGATTTCACCAGAAAAATAGTTACTTTTGAGAGAAACAATGGTTAGATTGTGAAGAGAAGTGAGGTTTTCTGGGATTGACCCAGCAAAGGCATTCTCAGAAAGGTTGAGAATTTGTAGGTTTGTTGATAAACCAACCAACTCAGGTAGTTTACCTGAGATGACATTGTTGGAGAGTGAAAGGAACTGTAGTTGAGAAGAGTTGAAGATAGAGTTTGGTAATGAACCGTTGAGGAAATTGTTTGAGAGATCAATGTGATGAAGGTTTTGAATAAAGCCTAACTCTTCTGCAATGGAACCAAGAAGTTGGCTATTAGGTAGAATCAAGCTGGTTACTCTAAAGAAATCAGGTGTATTAGGAGATCCTAGTTCACTACATGCAACTCCATGCCATGAACATGGAGTTGCATCATCATAGTTCCAGTTTTCAAAGACTGATAAAGGGTCACTGAGGATGGAGTATCTGAATTTCAGCAAGAAAATTCCATCAGAGTTAAGAGCAACTGAGTATTGAAGAAGTAGAAGAACAAAAAAAGATGAAACTCTCAAGAGGGTGTTAAGTTTCAATTTCATCGTGATGATTTACTTAGATGACACATTGGAATTGCAAGAACAAGTTCGTTCATATGATGCAGAAAAACAACAATCAAGACAAAGGATATGGTTACTAACTACAATATGTTTGTTCTGTTCACCAAATCTTTGTGAAGTTGTTAAAGAATGAAAAACGAATAAGAGTATGGAGAAAAAGAAAGGTAGCAGAAAGCAAAGACAAATAAATCTCTTCCTTTGTGCAGTTGATAGAGATGAAATGAACCTAACTGAAGTTAAGATAATAAAAGTGGGATATATGGTTTTGCTGCACCTACTATCTACGTCATgttagaaaaaaacaaaaaattatttatagaaaTAATTGGAAAATGGAACAGAAAGGAATCTAGTTCATACTACAAGACACCTATGTGAGTTGGAGTCCATAATTTTTGTGTGggtgaaaaatgaaaattttaaaagggTGATTTTACTGTTTTTTTAAGACAGTAGGAAATGCACAAGTTTTTAGGAAATGAAATTATATTCAAAGGTGGTAGAGTGTTTTGCAGATGTCAGgacattgtttttattttattggtgTATGATTGTTTTTAGACTATACTTTGTTGGAGAATAAACTATAGTTCTTGTACTGTCCTAGGCACGAGTCATGTGTGAAAAGTATCAGGCACACCGcattttaattttatatcaaACTTTAGTTTGTTTTATTTGAGGTAAgttttttataacattttatgATGTTATACTCTAGGACCAATATCGGTTGAAGAGTTATAGTTCACACGGTCTACTCTATGTCAAGAAAAACTTATTAGTATCTATTTTGGTATTTTTAGAGCTAAGAGGAAGAGAAAATGGAGAAAtttggaagaagaaaaaaacaaggGAAGGAGAGAATAATAGTTCTCTATGTTgcatgagagatttgtttttatCTATAGAACTAAAATCCATATATACGTTGGGCAAGGAGAGGAGGCTATAATGATAGTTCTCTTTTGTCAATTAAGGTaacaattgaataaaacaattaatatctaaaagatttaattaaaaaaatttcccCCATTCAAATCATATTTCTATTTATATATATGGTTAATCTTGTTTGTATCCAATATGTTATAGAAGATCAAACATTTGCGTTTATAAATACAAACAATTGTATCAATTTGTAACTAATTTTTCATTAATCAAAAAGTTTATTACAatatagggttaatagtaattcaccccctgtaatgttagcgaattttgtttttGCCCCCTCCCTACCCTTTGGCaacagttttttcaaaaaaaccgttgccaaaacctgcctttggcaacggtagggggtaaaccaaaactcgttcatattacagggggtaaactactattaaccctacaATATAAATGAAAACTCTATCTTTACATTTTATTATCATATCATATTACTAGGTAAGGTCTAGGTCTGTTCTATGGATGCAATAACGCCTCAATCGGGATCGCCTCCATCTTCAGCTCATATCGTCTCCTTCAATAATaaagagaattttttttgttCAGCTTGTTGTATGGGTAAGATTCATAGATTACACTCACTTGCCTCACATACCACACACTCTTAACCTTTAGAACTTATATATAGTGATTTATGGGGGTCATCTCATAATTTTGAGTTTCAAGTATTATATATAATTTGTAGATGCCAATTCTAGATTTACTTAGATTTATTTCCTTAAGTCCAAAACTGAAGTCCTCTCAACCTTTAAATAGTTCAAATTTATGGTTAAGCTTCATCACGATTTTTCTATTAAGGTAATTCAATTTGATTGGGAGGTTAatttaggccttttactaaattccTAAGTGACCTTGATATTGTCCATACAGTTATATATCTCCACACTCATCACCAAAATGGTGTGGTTGAGAGAAAACATAGGCACACTATTGAGTCAGGCCTTACCCTCTTGAGTCAAGCCTCCTTATCCCTCACCTATTTCAGATTATGTATTTTCCACTGTTGTTTACCTCATCAACATGTTGTCTTCCACCTCCATTAATTTTCAAGTTTCCTACACCTCCCATTTAACATTAAACACGACTATAAATTTTTATGAGTATTTGGGTGTGCATGATTCCTTCTCCTAAGAccttaaaatactcacaagttggATTTTAAGTCACATGAGTGTCTTTTTCTTGGACACTCCACCTCACACAAGGGATACAGATGCATGCCCTCTAATAGCAGGTTATAAATCTCCAAAGATGTTTTGTTTAATGAGTCTAGGTTTCCCAATACTGACCTTTTTCCCAAGTTTGTCTCAAATGAATCTTCCTCAACAGATATCTCTTTACCACATCTATATCTTAGTCCCTCAACCTCAACTCTTCTAAATAATCTTGTCCATTTCTCCTCCTTAGAAAACACTACTCCTTCTAGATCTGAGTTACTTCAGTATCCTATTGTCACTTCTGATCATATCATACATATGTCAGTCTCACAAAGTCAATCCTCACagttgttgtaacaccccaattctacccaagcatttaggtacaaatatcagagtataaaaattaaattcatataaacaattagggtattacacttaagtaaccacattaccaaacataacatactcgcaaaagatgcgtaacacaaataatcgaagaggaaagattctcataaacacttgacagtattcatatatatatatatatatatatatatatatatatatatatatatatatatatatatatatatatatatatatatatatatatatatatcgataaACAGAATATCCACAGCATTCCTCCAAAATGCCATGTATGATAAGGTATCGAAAAatacataatatgaatacatccaaagtgtcataccccaaaatttgccctcatatatttacaaacgccattttatttcgaataaatgaattggcacagttggTAAAAATTTGAGTGTGAATGGTACAATAGCACGAGGTCCCGTGCTCGAGTCacattattaacattttttatttgttactaacttaatttccgtttaatttacttttttaaaattacaaaaaatttgtttgtttatttgcaattaattttttattttagttgttactaacattttaggctagttttttaattggttaaatataattataaaaactcAATGAGAATAATTCCTTCTATTTGggcttttagttatttttaaCTAATTTTGGTCCATCAGGTTTAACCTAATTCTGTATATTATAAATAGGACAACCTTTACACAACTGAAAGGAGGAGAAGCTAACCCTGATTCCACACTCTCTTCCGTACAGGCCTAATTCCATTCATATTACCACACTCTCTCACGTACAAATTTCTTCCCCAAACCCAGTACATACACTCACCATTTGATCTATGtcttttttcacaaaaatactcACATGAGCAACCGTCGACCACCATTAACAATAGAACCACACATCAAATTCTACATACAAACATAAACTATACATTCCCTCACTATTCATGACCATCTTCAAATTTCATAAAaccaatcatcaccatcattcatCAACAAAAAAAGAAACCGAAAAACAACCTGCAATTTTTTCATAACATCACGTTCAACTCCTAAACACTACAGCAACAGATGCCGAAATCGAGAAAAGGACAAAGAGAAATAAAATTGAATCTCGTCAATATCAGTTGTGTTTTATTTTCGTTCACTCCTGTTGGTTGTTTTTTTTCAGATTTGATGACAAAGAAGAGAAGAACAGAGTTGTTGCTTGATACCGATACTCAACTGTCCGCCGCCTCCAATCTTGATCAAAGCCTCAAAACCAACAACAACGCGAACTCGACATCAACGGAATCGACGAGACCTTTATCCAAAACACAGCCCTTCAATCCGGATCCAATGCTACAATCACACCATACGACGACCGCAGCTCTCCGACAACTTCAGTCGTCCGCCGTCCCTTCCCGACGAGAAGCCTCCGCTGCCGGCGTCCACCACAAGCTCGTAGATCGCACCGCCCATCTCCGCCGGTTTCCCGTTTGCAAATCTCATCTCCAGCCGCGACCGCCTCCCAACCGTGAATCACCGCCGAACATCCGCAAAGCATCATCATACACTGTAAATAAATTCTTCCCTTGATTTCTTATGCTTTGATATTGGTATTAAATGTGGTGGTTCTTGAATCTTTTCGTGTGGAGAGGAGAAAGAGTATAGGGATCTGTGAACAAAATTGGTAATTTTCTGGTTATTTCCAATACATGTTATATGCTTctaatttgttaattttttttgttgttgagaaAATGATGGGCATGTGGCATACTGTGAGTGGTGAATTGGAAGATTTGAAAAGTCAATGAAATTAACTATATAAATCGTAAAAGATGGGGGAGATCCATActaatttttccatttttttgttaaattcttaagtttattattattattatactaattattatttttaaaaattacttaAAGTCTAACCAAAAAGAAAAGGTGTCACACGTGACACATGTGATTTTATTGGCTAAGTTTtcttatttacttttatttattaattaattatattaatatcaaTATTTGTTTCCtatttaatttctattaatttaatttaattaagtaattATTCATTTTAGTATTAGATTAATTAATTTTGCTTCCCTTGGCAATACAAAGATATTTTCAGTTAGCATTCCTTAGAATTTTATATGTTTGTTATcgctttaaattttttattgttgttcaTATTCGTGCGTTATTTTATACATCCGTACTAACATTTTCTCATTTGTTGCGAGGTACAACCATCGTGAACATTGGATTGTTTtgcatacattcactccatccatttttctgcctttgccatcttcagggttaaccctgaggtttcctccgaccgccaaccatatcagatcaaatcaagctaagtacttttgtttattttattttaaatacattatatccttatttttagggttaactgtgttcgccttcgaaccgataaatgcactcaccctattttgtttgccttttccaggatttgtcaaattgccaaagccacgagtatcggtaaccctaaactctaaccctgatatttgtttgtcttttattattacttgtgtcaaacctaTTGCTTATtcatcccgctggtttcaattcccctctcctccgctggttgcaatttcccttcccccattattattgttaatattaatcgttgtggttagtaattatagggagtgcaagcttgtaattaacttagaatcactaattacaagataatataaccgaatataatcacatgattgttgcacccacgcactcttttggggtaacctctctgttgcctgttgccttgttgcctgttgccttgttgccttgtattttgtgcagaatagccagtccctcgaatacgaggatacctcagccatgttgcctcgattaaaggtcatggtccctaatgatgctgccttcgatacactaacatgacctcgaccctcgaaagttgcctacggaaaaggctgaggtatcttctggccgcctacgaaaggctattctgatcattcccttagactacctacctctctatggcatgggtcagtcttatggcgaatgataaagcgatgacccttctacctccaaacgaaaggcttcctgccctcttatggcaaggatagaccctttcattctgaaaggctaaaaagagacctatcatctgagtttaaggtaattgcccctaattgccttgccatgctctattttctatattctttctcaaaattcttcaaaactggctacgctcatttacgagctaaagtccattttttcctctttcatctacattttctgaaaacgagcaagcaaagcaattaagagcccatggaaaaccatggatgcaaagggtgccttacaccttccctttgcataaattaccccccgaacttagatttatttaaaaggtttttttctgtttcttttagcctttctgaatttctttggataaaataaaagtcggtggcgactcttgctatccgcgacatttcgattattaaaaagtcagttcaccgtgttacagaactggcgactctgctggggagaaatttcgattaagaggggttaccttaaaagtttaggattcatttcaaatgttttctattgtttgttttgtttgttttatttttcaggggcgttttgggaattaactgaaggacgaatcctattcccggattcaaggacccttaagattaggagtggcatagtcataaggacctctttcacatatgtgggagatgagtcagtatgaagtccacacttgagttaggactccatagcatatgcacacctttctcaaatgagggaggtctatgtatgtgtctgtgggtgcgccggagctcaaggacctttagttacccttaacccatcctggcctttgggaacgtagtggggggactactcttgacaaatgttaagaactagtcgctacccgatgctacaattcagataggttctttctcaaagtatcattgcatggtgcaaatgcatcatgtccgagggtgctttagaagggctgacaattctggataacttgtagaacctgttgctgaaatctccttatctatagaaatacccttgggaaggacacctgatcagactccatgcaagccttaagccaaaaattgcgtgacttgtgtgacttgcgtgacttgtttgtgttcactactaaccttcatttcctcgcaggttttgttgaaaggacttgtttgtccttaccatctcgcactaagtctaacgaacttcattctcataacatcatgacatcatgacgtcataagcataacattatttaactaaccctttcaaggatcctaggaatttagggcgcgcaatttcaggtgctcttatcaaggactgaattcctatctaggggcaagaggatttattttcctctagccacatgctttccaattcagagactaagtacctatcaaggggcaagaggatttattttcctctagccatatactttcaaattacaagtatcccgaatcaaaggctatgacccactcgatatggtgagcttgattc encodes:
- the LOC131643323 gene encoding receptor protein kinase-like protein At4g34220 yields the protein MKLKLNTLLRVSSFFVLLLLQYSVALNSDGIFLLKFRYSILSDPLSVFENWNYDDATPCSWHGVACSELGSPNTPDFFRVTSLILPNSQLLGSIAEELGFIQNLHHIDLSNNFLNGSLPNSIFNSSQLQFLSLSNNVISGKLPELVGLSTNLQILNLSENAFAGSIPENLTSLHNLTIVSLKSNYFSGEIPNGFNSVVILDLSSNLLNGSLPSNFQGQNLQYLNLSYNKLSGAIPQTFTRHIPEKSTIDLSFNNLTGPIPESLFNQKMESLSGNSDLCGKPLKTLCTIPSTMSTAPHITNSSSPAIAAIPRTIDSGNNTNTSTTTTTSGGSQNGLKPATIAAIVVGDIAGMGILALIILFVYQQRKKRYPKSTNVLQEKNASETVAKQEQQSLKTHSLQCSSCCLTVNQQEETSEATTSDDSDREIQNLPKEGTLVTVDGETKMDLETLLKASAYILGTSRASIVYKAVLQDGRVFAVRRIGECGVERMKEFENQVRVIAKIRHPNLVRIRGFCWGEDEKLVISDFVPNGSLSAIGYRRGGLSPMNLSLELRLKIGKGMARGLAYIHEKKYVHGNVKPSNILLNSEMEPIISDFGLDLLLLNDINHRGNGSARQLVNQKTQQQQEFLIGSTPSPYTTMGSSSSTSGGGGCGGGQVQQYQAPESFQNIKPNAKMDVYSFGVVLLELFSGRVFSDRELDQWSVSSGSVEEDKNRVLRLADVAIKHEIEGRENAVFTCFKLGLNCVSLVPQKRPSMKEVLQTLEKISTVGFN